A part of Legionella sainthelensi genomic DNA contains:
- a CDS encoding VipE codes for MPLQQTRNLMNKYGKSLKNGTISDQVLEQLLHPNTFKRSPANGYVDPNKPVTDSNHTQMDAIKDFVETIGEELSPEVLHTLTQRIIQRAPDAGENTFMRNSTLEKAFLAYEMTRYPELAESHFDSARIKTTFPRETDIFNLKTVILHPLIDFFSSTSPLAHYKSALQKLKEQLQQDTLDAQIREHAKKVVSQIEALKTEGNESIIDLTKVLNNTQSLLKGKMAVKDYQTEARTVQGKPSMGMKVLGGLMVALGLAVAAVGVTLAATGIGVIAGAVTAAVGVGILAAGIGLFAKGKQSGLSRAMDELALTSANSNKAL; via the coding sequence ATGCCTTTGCAACAAACACGTAACTTAATGAATAAATATGGTAAGTCTTTAAAAAACGGAACAATTTCCGATCAAGTACTCGAGCAACTGCTTCATCCAAATACTTTTAAACGTTCTCCTGCAAATGGCTATGTGGATCCAAATAAACCGGTTACTGATTCAAACCATACACAAATGGATGCGATCAAAGATTTTGTTGAAACAATTGGTGAAGAATTAAGTCCCGAGGTTTTGCATACTTTAACTCAGCGCATAATCCAGAGAGCACCAGATGCAGGCGAAAACACTTTTATGCGTAATTCAACATTAGAAAAAGCATTTCTTGCTTATGAAATGACTCGATATCCAGAGTTAGCTGAAAGCCATTTTGATTCTGCTCGCATAAAAACAACATTTCCTCGCGAAACTGATATTTTTAACCTTAAAACAGTCATATTGCATCCACTGATAGATTTTTTCTCATCTACGTCGCCTCTAGCCCACTATAAGAGTGCACTACAAAAATTAAAAGAACAGTTACAACAAGATACTTTGGATGCTCAAATTAGAGAACATGCTAAGAAAGTCGTTAGCCAAATCGAAGCATTAAAAACTGAAGGTAACGAATCAATTATCGATCTAACAAAAGTTCTAAATAATACTCAATCTTTGTTAAAGGGTAAAATGGCAGTTAAGGATTACCAAACCGAAGCTAGAACTGTTCAAGGTAAGCCTTCTATGGGTATGAAAGTTCTTGGTGGTTTAATGGTTGCGTTAGGATTAGCAGTTGCTGCTGTGGGTGTCACATTGGCCGCCACTGGTATTGGTGTAATTGCGGGTGCTGTAACTGCGGCTGTGGGGGTAGGTATTTTGGCTGCAGGAATAGGTCTCTTCGCGAAAGGGAAACAATCAGGTTTATCCAGAGCGATGGATGAACTTGCACTAACCAGCGCTAACAGCAACAAAGCACTGTAA